One Primulina huaijiensis isolate GDHJ02 chromosome 5, ASM1229523v2, whole genome shotgun sequence DNA segment encodes these proteins:
- the LOC140977112 gene encoding uncharacterized protein isoform X2, which translates to MSRYLSNLRVQIDTTRAPLPRYDDIDYNDPASEALDNVDGGTSKLRPSNSNLMEDQNPLVGIKAGRTSSRLRDCTGDYINVRSRPYLMKLLEKQGDRKVLFADKVLKFTCSGKMKRRILLITDFAIYIVDPDTDSLKRRIALAAVEKLCSSELSDNFLAIIIPTEYDLLIASTRKTEILAVFVETTKSASDYELEVSLSNRFEYNAAAEVVKEVQFEEVEGGVRTKIVLK; encoded by the exons ATGTCACGTTATCTATCGAACCTTCGGGTTCAAATCGACACAACCCGAGCCCCGTTGCCTAGATACGACGACATCGACTATAATGATCCCGCATCTGAAGCCCTAGATAATGTCGATGGTGGCACCTCGAAGTTGCGGCCTTCAAACAGCAACTTAATGGAGGATCAAAATCCGCTCGTGGGAATCAAGGCCGGCCGGACATCCTCTCGCCTTCGGGATTGTACAGGTGATTATATCAATGTTCGATCCAGACCCTATCTTATGAAACTTCTCGAGAAACAAG GTGATCGCAAGGTTCTGTTTGCGGATAAAGTTCTCAAGTTCACTTGCTCAGGGAAGATGAAACGCCGTATCCTTCTTATTACTGATTTTGCAATTTACATCGTGGATCCTGATACCGACTCACTTAAAAGAAGAATAGCCCTGGCAGCTGTGGAGAAGCTATGCTCAAGTGAACTAAGTGATAATTTCTTGGCCATTATTATTCCTACTGAGTATGATTTACTAATTGCTAGTACTCGAAAGACTGAAATATTAGCCGTCTTCGTGGAGACTACTAAGAGTGCATCTGACTATGAACTCGAGGTTTCTCTGTCTAATAG GTTTGAGTACAATGCAGCTGCTGAAGTAGTCAAAGAAGTACAATTTGAGGAAGTAGAAG GTGGTGTCAGAACAAAAATTGTGCTAAAATGA
- the LOC140977735 gene encoding BAG family molecular chaperone regulator 1-like: protein MMRMRTKSNVLPQMNGSLADGGGVGFGRGGGRDEVGEKPWELRPGGMLVQKRTEADQNHVPPPPIRVRVKYGSVYHEIHINSQASFGELKKLLAGPTGLHHQDQKLFYKDKERDSNSFLDSAGVKDKSKIVLVEDAISQEKRYLEMRKTAKMEKAAKLISEISMEVDRLAGKVSALETVVSXYGYPIWSRERLKSVDFSTFIDFIIVRLNSLSRRTLSYADKVLLKYNNLLWIADTL, encoded by the exons ATGATGAGGATGAGGACTAAGAGTAATGTGCTGCCGCAAATGAACGGTAGTTTGGCGGACGGCGGTGGTGTTGGTTTTGGCCGAGGAGGAGGCCgtgatgaagtcggtgagaaaCCATGGGAGCTTAGGCCCGGCGGAATGCTGGTTCAGAAGCGGACGGAAGCAGATCAAAACCACGTCCCCCCGCCTCCAATTCGCGTGCGCGTCAAATATGGGTCGGTATACCATGAAATTCATATCAACTCTCAGGCCAGCTTTG GAGAATTGAAGAAGCTGCTGGCCGGGCCAACTGGCTTGCACCACCAGGATCAAAAGCTGTTTTACAAGGATAAAGAAAGGGATTCAAATTCATTTCTTGACAGTGCAGGAGTGAAGGACAAATCCAAAATCGTTCTCGTTGAGGATGCGATTAGCCAAGAAAAACGATACCTAGAGATGAGAAAGACTGCTAAAATGGAAAAGGCCGCGAAATTGATATCAGAAATCAGCATGGAGGTTGATAGGCTTGCCGGCAAG GTGTCGGCGCTTGAAACTGTAGTTTCTAGNTATGGGTACCCCATTTGGAGCAGAGAGAGATTAAAATCAGTTGATTTTAGTACGTTTATTGACTTTATTATTGTTAGGCTGAACTCATTATCTCGTCGGACTTTGTCATATGCAGATAAAGTACTCCTGAAGTATAACAATCTACTTTGGATTGCTGAcacattataa
- the LOC140977112 gene encoding uncharacterized protein isoform X1, whose translation MSRYLSNLRVQIDTTRAPLPRYDDIDYNDPASEALDNVDGGTSKLRPSNSNLMEDQNPLVGIKAGRTSSRLRDCTGDYINVRSRPYLMKLLEKQGDRKVLFADKVLKFTCSGKMKRRILLITDFAIYIVDPDTDSLKRRIALAAVEKLCSSELSDNFLAIIIPTEYDLLIASTRKTEILAVFVETTKSASDYELEVSLSNSPASLTTPSKFACEYKVLGIKKLGFLSPSELGSKLVGLTA comes from the exons ATGTCACGTTATCTATCGAACCTTCGGGTTCAAATCGACACAACCCGAGCCCCGTTGCCTAGATACGACGACATCGACTATAATGATCCCGCATCTGAAGCCCTAGATAATGTCGATGGTGGCACCTCGAAGTTGCGGCCTTCAAACAGCAACTTAATGGAGGATCAAAATCCGCTCGTGGGAATCAAGGCCGGCCGGACATCCTCTCGCCTTCGGGATTGTACAGGTGATTATATCAATGTTCGATCCAGACCCTATCTTATGAAACTTCTCGAGAAACAAG GTGATCGCAAGGTTCTGTTTGCGGATAAAGTTCTCAAGTTCACTTGCTCAGGGAAGATGAAACGCCGTATCCTTCTTATTACTGATTTTGCAATTTACATCGTGGATCCTGATACCGACTCACTTAAAAGAAGAATAGCCCTGGCAGCTGTGGAGAAGCTATGCTCAAGTGAACTAAGTGATAATTTCTTGGCCATTATTATTCCTACTGAGTATGATTTACTAATTGCTAGTACTCGAAAGACTGAAATATTAGCCGTCTTCGTGGAGACTACTAAGAGTGCATCTGACTATGAACTCGAGGTTTCTCTGTCTAATAG CCCTGCTTCTCTGACAACACCCTCCAAATTTGCATGTGAATACAAAGTATTGGGAATAAAGAAGTTAGGTTTTTTGTCACCATCTGAGCTTGGTTCTAAACTAGTCGGGTTAACtgcatga
- the LOC140977110 gene encoding serine/arginine-rich splicing factor RS40-like isoform X2, protein MEDDRDAEDAIRALDRIEFGRKGRKLRVEWTKQERDRGIRRPEASRKQSSNSRPSKTLFVINFDPYHTRTRDLERHLDPYGKILNVRIRKNFAFIQYESLEDAIKALDATNSSKLLDRVITVEFAIKDDDARRNGFSPDRSRDRSPGRGYDRMRSPSPRRERGSPDYGHNNGRSPNPRRRERSSPKYDLRSSPSPSHKESEPKYGRDLSTSPMNERNPLYYNKHNPVPLRDRSDDVRVRSPSPGKRASPDYGQGSSPSPPRGQRQRVGLDDFDSEQKPAYSDGESPPQERYGSRSPVARGRSGSQS, encoded by the exons ATGGAGGATGACAGAGATGCCGAGGATGCCATTCGTGCACTTGATCGAATTGAATTTGGTAGAAAGGGCCGTAAACTTCGTGTTGAGTGGACCAAG CAAGAACGAGACCGGGGTATCAGGCGTCCTGAGGCCTCCAGAAAACAGTCGTCTAATTCAAGACCGTCAAAGACTCTGTTTGTCATCAACTTTGACCCATATCATACCAGAACAAGGGATTTGGAAAGACATCTTGATCCCTACGGCAAAATTCTGAATGTAAGGATCAGGAAAAATTTTGCCTTTATTCAGTACGAATCTCTGGAAGATGCAATTAAAGCTTTGGACGCTACTAATTCAAG TAAACTTTTGGATCGAGTCATAACTGTTGAGTTTGCTATCAAGGATGATGATGCAAGGCGAAATGGTTTTAGTCCAGATCGATCCCGTGATAGATCACCTGGGAGAGGCTATGATCGGATGCGATCTCCCAGTCCCAGAAGGGAAAGGGGAAGTCCCGACTATGGACACAATAATGGACGTAGCCCAAATCCACGTCGTCGAGAGCGATCTAGTCCTAAGTATGATCTTAGGTCTAGTCCGAGCCCCAGCCATAAAGAAAGTGAGCCTAAATATGGTCGTGACCTCAGCACTAGTCCCATGAATGAAAGAAACCCTCTTTACTACAACAAACACAACCCAGTTCCTCTTAGAGACAGGTCCGACGATGTCAGGGTGCGCAGCCCCAGTCCTGGGAAAAGAGCATCTCCAGATTATGGTCAGGGTTCAAGCCCAAGTCCTCCAAGAGGGCAAAGACAGAGAGTTGGCCTTGACGATTTTGATAGTGAGCAGAAACCTGCTTACAGTGATGGAGAAAGTCCTCCACAAGAGAGATATGGGAG TCGATCCCCCGTGGCGAGAGGGAGATCTGGATCTCAGTCTTGA
- the LOC140977108 gene encoding protein DETOXIFICATION 49-like produces the protein MFTPLIPKSSTTHQNNLHPPTNQPAKPKDSVTSSSQIIQEATSLAKIALPMILTGLLLYSRSMISMLFLGQLGDLALAGGSLAIGFANITGYSILSGLAMGMEPICGQAFGAKKYSVLGLYLQRTVLLLFFTSFPLSLLWLNMKKLLLFCGQDEAIATQAQTYLVFSIPDLFAQSLIHPIRIYLRTQSITLPLTFCAAISILLHVPINYLLVFKLRLGIKGIALSGIWTNFNLVASLIIYIIFSRVYQKTWSGLSMECLKGWRTLLNLAIPSCISVCLEWWWYEIMILLCGLLSSPKATVASMGILIQTTALIYIFPSSLSFSVSTRVSNEIGGGRPERAKLAAMVGLSGSFFLGFSALFFAVSVRNKWASMFTTDKDITALTSLVLPIIGLCELGNCPQTTGCGVLRGTARPKVGANINLGCFYLVGMPVAVGLSFYFRMDFEGLWIGLLAAQMSCMVTMMLVSLLTDWELEARRAEELTREHPFPDHDSQQFHSTKNKEDCLC, from the coding sequence ATGTTCACTCCTTTGATCCCCAAAAGCTCCACAACCCACCAAAATAACCTCCACCCACCAACAAATCAACCCGCAAAACCAAAAGACTCCGTCACCAGTTCCTCTCAAATCATCCAAGAAGCCACCTCCTTAGCCAAAATAGCCTTACCAATGATCCTAACCGGTCTTCTTCTTTACTCCCGGTCCATGATATCAATGCTTTTTCTTGGCCAATTAGGGGACTTAGCCTTAGCCGGCGGCTCCTTAGCCATCGGATTTGCTAACATCACCGGATATTCTATCCTCTCTGGATTAGCCATGGGAATGGAGCCCATCTGTGGACAAGCTTTTGGAGCCAAAAAATACTCAGTTCTTGGTCTTTACCTGCAAAGGACTGTTCTTTTGTTGTTTTTCACTTCCTTTCCATTATCCCTTTTGTGGCTAAACATGAAAAAGCTCCTGCTTTTTTGTGGGCAAGATGAAGCCATTGCAACACAAGCTCAAACATATTTAGTGTTTTCAATTCCTGATCTTTTTGCTCAATCTCTGATTCATCCCATCAGAATCTACCTCAGAACACAGTCCATTACTCTGCCTCTTACATTCTGTGCAGCGATTTCAATCCTCTTACACGTTCCTATAAACTACCTTCTTGTTTTCAAGCTTCGTTTAGGCATCAAAGGGATAGCTTTAAGCGGAATTTGGACCAACTTTAACCTCGTAGCTTCGTTAATCATTTACATAATATTTTCAAGAGTGTATCAGAAAACGTGGAGTGGTTTGTCAATGGAGTGTTTAAAGGGGTGGAGAACACTTCTAAATTTAGCCATACCAAGCTGCATTTCAGTCTGTCTCGAATGGTGGTGGTATGAAATAATGATTCTTCTTTGCGGGCTTCTTTCGAGCCCGAAAGCAACAGTTGCTTCAATGGGGATACTTATTCAGACCACCGCACTGATATACATATTTCCATCTTCGTTAAGCTTCAGCGTGTCAACAAGAGTCAGCAATGAGATAGGCGGCGGCCGGCCGGAAAGAGCAAAACTCGCCGCCATGGTAGGGCTTTCCGGCAGCTTTTTTCTCGGTTTCTCCGCCTTGTTTTTTGCAGTATCGGTTAGAAATAAATGGGCTTCCATGTTCACTACAGATAAAGACATAACCGCATTGACATCACTCGTCCTTCCGATAATAGGACTTTGCGAGCTTGGCAACTGCCCTCAGACCACGGGCTGTGGGGTTTTGAGAGGCACTGCCCGGCCCAAAGTAGGTGCCAACATCAACTTAGGATGCTTTTATTTGGTAGGAATGCCGGTAGCGGTGGGCTTGTCTTTCTATTTTAGGATGGATTTTGAGGGCCTTTGGATCGGGCTTCTTGCTGCCCAAATGTCGTGCATGGTGACCATGATGCTGGTTTCGCTGCTGACCGATTGGGAACTGGAGGCCCGAAGAGCAGAAGAGCTCACTAGAGAGCATCCCTTTCCTGACCATGACAGCCAACAATTTCATAGCACTAAAAACAAGGAAGATTGTTTATGTTAA
- the LOC140977107 gene encoding BAG family molecular chaperone regulator 2-like produces the protein MMRMRTKSNVLPQMNGSLADGGGVGFGRGGGRGEVGEKPWELRPGGMLVQKRTEADQNHVPPPPIRVRVKYGSVYHEIHINSQASFGELKKLLAGPTGLHHQDQKLFYKDKERDSNSFLDSAGVKDKSKIVLVEDAISQEKRYLEMRKTAKMEKAAKLISEISMEVDRLAGKVSALETVVSRGGKVVEKDVVDLIELLMNQLLKLDGIVADGDVKLQSKIQVKRVQKNVEILDALKIKNSATASNGNHVVTPTQQNQPQQQKHANGLTSSPFQPHMNSKGNVASSPVQPQQPRHSFGSSSTDSPRHIQDQPSRQSSSTAAVVITTQWETFDSTPAPIHGANPSISTLGTNTFHPVQTSFTWDLM, from the exons ATGATGAGGATGAGGACTAAGAGTAATGTGCTGCCGCAAATGAACGGTAGTTTGGCGGACGGCGGTGGTGTTGGTTTTGGCCGAGGAGGAGGCCGTGGTGAAGTCGGTGAGAAACCATGGGAGCTTAGGCCCGGCGGAATGCTGGTTCAGAAGCGGACGGAAGCAGATCAAAACCACGTCCCCCCGCCTCCAATTCGTGTGCGCGTCAAATATGGGTCGGTATACCATGAAATTCATATCAACTCTCAGGCCAGCTTTG GAGAATTGAAGAAGCTGCTGGCCGGGCCAACTGGCTTGCACCACCAGGATCAAAAGCTGTTTTACAAGGATAAAGAAAGGGATTCAAATTCATTTCTTGACAGTGCAGGAGTGAAGGACAAATCCAAAATCGTTCTCGTTGAGGATGCGATTAGCCAAGAAAAACGATACCTAGAGATGAGAAAGACTGCTAAAATGGAAAAGGCCGCGAAATTGATATCAGAAATCAGCATGGAGGTTGATAGGCTTGCCGGCAAG GTGTCGGCGCTTGAAACTGTAGTTTCTAGAGGTGGGAAAGTGGTTGAAAAAGATGTAGTAGACCTGATCGAGTTGTTGATGAATCAGTTGCTTAAATTGGATGGCATTGTTGCTGATGGAGACGTCAAATTACAGAGTAAAATACAG GTGAAGAGAGTGCAAAAGAATGTCGAGATTCTTGATGCGTTGAAGATAAAAAACTCAGCAACTGCTAGCAATGGAAACCACGTTGTAACACCCACTCAACAAAACCAGCCGCAGCAGCAGAAGCATGCGAATGGGCTCACATCTTCACCATTTCAACCGCATATGAATTCAAAAGGGAATGTAGCATCATCCCCTGTTCAACCACAACAACCAAGGCATTCTTTCGGTAGTTCTTCGACCGATTCTCCCAGGCATATCCAGGATCAACCTTCTCGGCAGTCGAGTTCTACAGCAGCTGTCGTGATCACCACACAGTGGGAAACATTTGACTCTACCCCAGCACCGATTCATGGTGCCAATCCTTCGATATCTACATTAGGGACGAACACATTTCATCCTGTACAAACTAGTTTTACATGGGACTTGATGTAG
- the LOC140977109 gene encoding protein DETOXIFICATION 49-like encodes MFTPLIPKSSTTHQNNLHPPTNQPAKPKDSVTSSSQIIQEATSLAKIALPMILTGLLLYSRSMISMLFLGQLGDLALAGGSLAIGFANITGYSILSGLAMGMEPICGQAFGAKKYSVLGLYLQRTVLLLFFTSFPLSLLWLNMKKLLLFCGQDEAIATQAQTYLVFSIPDLFAQSLIHPIRIYLRTQSITLPLTFCAAISILLHVPINYLLVFKLRLGIKGIALSGIWTNFNLVASLIIYIIFSRVYQKTWSGLSMECLKGWRTLLNLAIPSCISVCLEWWWYEIMILLCGLLSSPKATVASMGILIQTTALIYIFPSSLSFSVSTRVSNEIGGGRPERAKLAAMVGLSGSFFLGFSALFFAVSVRNKWASMFTTDKDITALTSLVLPIIGLCELGNCPQTTGCGVLRGTARPKVGANINLGCFYLVGMPVAVGLSFYFRMDFEGLWIGLLAAQMSCMVTMMLVSLLTDWELEARRAEELTREHPFPDHDSQQFHSTKNKEDCLC; translated from the coding sequence ATGTTCACTCCTTTGATCCCCAAAAGCTCCACAACCCACCAAAATAACCTCCACCCACCAACAAATCAACCCGCAAAACCAAAAGACTCCGTCACCAGTTCCTCTCAAATCATCCAAGAAGCCACCTCCTTAGCCAAAATAGCCTTACCAATGATCCTAACCGGTCTTCTTCTTTACTCCCGGTCCATGATATCAATGCTTTTTCTTGGCCAATTAGGGGACTTAGCCTTAGCCGGCGGCTCCTTAGCCATCGGATTTGCTAACATCACCGGATATTCTATCCTCTCTGGATTAGCCATGGGAATGGAGCCCATCTGTGGACAAGCTTTTGGAGCCAAAAAATACTCAGTTCTTGGTCTTTACCTGCAAAGGACTGTTCTTTTGTTGTTTTTCACTTCCTTTCCATTATCCCTTTTGTGGCTAAACATGAAAAAGCTCCTGCTTTTTTGTGGGCAAGATGAAGCCATTGCAACACAAGCTCAAACATATTTAGTGTTTTCAATTCCTGATCTTTTTGCTCAATCTCTGATTCATCCCATCAGAATCTACCTCAGAACACAGTCCATTACTCTGCCTCTTACATTCTGTGCAGCGATTTCAATCCTCTTACACGTTCCTATAAACTACCTTCTTGTTTTCAAGCTTCGTTTAGGCATCAAAGGGATAGCTTTAAGCGGAATTTGGACCAACTTTAACCTCGTAGCTTCGTTAATCATTTACATAATATTTTCAAGAGTGTATCAGAAAACGTGGAGTGGTTTGTCAATGGAGTGTTTAAAGGGGTGGAGAACACTTCTAAATTTAGCCATACCAAGCTGCATTTCAGTCTGTCTCGAATGGTGGTGGTATGAAATAATGATTCTTCTTTGCGGGCTTCTTTCGAGCCCGAAAGCAACAGTTGCTTCAATGGGGATACTTATTCAGACCACCGCACTGATATACATATTTCCATCTTCATTAAGCTTCAGCGTGTCAACAAGAGTCAGCAATGAGATAGGCGGCGGCCGGCCGGAAAGGGCAAAACTCGCCGCCATGGTAGGGCTTTCCGGCAGCTTTTTTCTCGGTTTCTCCGCCTTGTTTTTTGCAGTATCGGTTAGAAATAAATGGGCTTCCATGTTCACTACAGATAAAGACATAACCGCATTGACATCACTCGTCCTTCCGATAATAGGACTTTGCGAGCTTGGCAACTGCCCTCAGACCACGGGCTGTGGGGTTTTGAGAGGCACTGCCCGGCCCAAAGTAGGTGCCAACATCAACTTAGGATGCTTTTATTTGGTAGGAATGCCGGTAGCGGTGGGCTTGTCTTTCTATTTTAGGATGGATTTTGAGGGCCTTTGGATCGGGCTTCTTGCTGCCCAAATGTCGTGCATGGTGACCATGATGCTGGTTTCGCTGCTGACCGATTGGGAACTGGAGGCCCGAAGAGCAGAAGAGCTCACTAGAGAGCATCCCTTTCCTGACCATGACAGCCAACAATTTCATAGCACTAAAAACAAGGAAGATTGTTTATGTTAA
- the LOC140977110 gene encoding serine/arginine-rich splicing factor RS41-like isoform X1 — MRSIFCGNFEYDARQSDLERLFRRYGKVDRVDMKSGFAFVYMEDDRDAEDAIRALDRIEFGRKGRKLRVEWTKQERDRGIRRPEASRKQSSNSRPSKTLFVINFDPYHTRTRDLERHLDPYGKILNVRIRKNFAFIQYESLEDAIKALDATNSSKLLDRVITVEFAIKDDDARRNGFSPDRSRDRSPGRGYDRMRSPSPRRERGSPDYGHNNGRSPNPRRRERSSPKYDLRSSPSPSHKESEPKYGRDLSTSPMNERNPLYYNKHNPVPLRDRSDDVRVRSPSPGKRASPDYGQGSSPSPPRGQRQRVGLDDFDSEQKPAYSDGESPPQERYGSRSPVARGRSGSQS, encoded by the exons ATGAGGTCAATTTTCTGTGGAAATTTCGAATATGACGCAAGACAGTCTGATCTTGAAAGACTCTTTAGAAGATATGGAAAAGTTGATAGGGTTGATATGAAGTCAG GTTTCGCTTTTGTTTACATGGAGGATGACAGAGATGCCGAGGATGCCATTCGTGCACTTGATCGAATTGAATTTGGTAGAAAGGGCCGTAAACTTCGTGTTGAGTGGACCAAG CAAGAACGAGACCGGGGTATCAGGCGTCCTGAGGCCTCCAGAAAACAGTCGTCTAATTCAAGACCGTCAAAGACTCTGTTTGTCATCAACTTTGACCCATATCATACCAGAACAAGGGATTTGGAAAGACATCTTGATCCCTACGGCAAAATTCTGAATGTAAGGATCAGGAAAAATTTTGCCTTTATTCAGTACGAATCTCTGGAAGATGCAATTAAAGCTTTGGACGCTACTAATTCAAG TAAACTTTTGGATCGAGTCATAACTGTTGAGTTTGCTATCAAGGATGATGATGCAAGGCGAAATGGTTTTAGTCCAGATCGATCCCGTGATAGATCACCTGGGAGAGGCTATGATCGGATGCGATCTCCCAGTCCCAGAAGGGAAAGGGGAAGTCCCGACTATGGACACAATAATGGACGTAGCCCAAATCCACGTCGTCGAGAGCGATCTAGTCCTAAGTATGATCTTAGGTCTAGTCCGAGCCCCAGCCATAAAGAAAGTGAGCCTAAATATGGTCGTGACCTCAGCACTAGTCCCATGAATGAAAGAAACCCTCTTTACTACAACAAACACAACCCAGTTCCTCTTAGAGACAGGTCCGACGATGTCAGGGTGCGCAGCCCCAGTCCTGGGAAAAGAGCATCTCCAGATTATGGTCAGGGTTCAAGCCCAAGTCCTCCAAGAGGGCAAAGACAGAGAGTTGGCCTTGACGATTTTGATAGTGAGCAGAAACCTGCTTACAGTGATGGAGAAAGTCCTCCACAAGAGAGATATGGGAG TCGATCCCCCGTGGCGAGAGGGAGATCTGGATCTCAGTCTTGA
- the LOC140977736 gene encoding uncharacterized protein, whose translation MGHNSSASKFAIPSADAVSWYFAVVLLGFILLGGTARESYSAAATAGGEGGNLLRPRHCDEIYVVGEGETLHIISDKCGDPFIVERNPHIHDPDDVFPGLVIKITPSPTKS comes from the coding sequence ATGGGTCATAATTCCTCCGCCTCCAAGTTCGCAATTCCATCCGCCGACGCCGTCTCTTGGTACTTCGCCGTTGTTTTACTAGGCTTCATTCTGCTCGGCGGTACAGCCAGGGAAAGTTACTCTGCTGCGGCGACGGCAGGCGGCGAGGGAGGAAATCTGTTGCGGCCACGGCACTGCGATGAGATATATGTTGTAGGGGAAGGTGAGACTCTGCACATCATCAGCGACAAGTGCGGCGATCCTTTTATCGTGGAGCGGAATCCTCATATTCACGATCCCGATGATGTTTTCCCCGGCCTTGTCATCAAAATCACTCCCTCTCCTACGAAATCCTGA